Part of the Fibrobacter sp. UWR4 genome is shown below.
TCTCGGTTAAGTCTCATCGCTTGTCCTTTTCTTGGTCGAAAACGCAAGTTAGAAACCTAACCATCCCTAGAATTCACTTTCTAGGGATTTTTTTTGTTTTCAGCCTAGATCGGATTTACTTGACGATGAGAATCCGCGGGATTTATAAACGACGAATGATTTTTCTCACGAGCCTTTTTCTGTAAAGGCAAAGCAATCAGATTTCCCAAACCACCCTTCGGCATAAAGTCTTGATTCGGGAAGAATCTATCAAAGGAATTCATTCCGATTTGCGGACGCAAATCAAGGGCCTTCGTCATCAGAGCAGAACCAAGCTCCCGAGCAAGTTTCGCAGGAATGCATTCGTCAAAGAAAAACCATACATGCCCGCCGCAGCCAGAGCGGGAGCGTTCCAATGACGCAAATACATTTTCCGCCTTGCAAGCAGACATAAACGCTCTGGCATCATCCAGCCAATTGCCATCATCAAAATCCACCGCAAGGAATTTACAGGAGTCATCTTCTAAAAGAGGATATATCCCCGCAACAAAAGGACGCGAGCCATTCCAGCAAGGTTCCTCACCTCTCAGGTGATTTTCGATTACTGTTGCAGTCATCGGCAAAAAACATCGACTTGAACAATCTCCGCATTTTACCTTTGGCTTGTTGCAGACTCCCGGCACCCATTCGTTCTTACATACCGGCTGATAGCCAGACTTCCCCGTTTTGGCACTTTCAAAACGCCTTGCATAGACATCTGAACGCCCTTGAAAAAGCGACTGATACAACTTCACCTTTTCCACGACAGGAGAAAACTTATCAACAACAGCAACAGACCGTTTTAGTAAAGCTATCTGCTCGTCAATTTCCTGCAAACGTTTTAGCAGGGCTGATTTTTCAGCTTCAAGATTGGAAAGGAGGTCAGTCAACTCTTGCATCGGTAAAATCTAAATTTTTACCGATGGTTTAAAATTTCGGGTTATTGCCAAACAAGGTCTTTTTCTCATAAAAAAAGTAAGAAAAAGACCTAATTAACATTACAAAACAGGTCTTTTTCTAGGCAAAAACACAAGAAAAAGACCCACAATTCTTCAATTTAAACAAAAAACATACAAATTTCTACGGCACATTTATAAATATGCCGTAGATTTTTACATACAATAAACAACACACAAACATTTGCATTTGTGTATCAATTATTGTATATTTAGACCATGTCCAAAATCATGGTAGCACACGATATTGTAGCCTCATACGACGGCATTGTCAGAACATCCGACTTCAACGAAAACGGAATCCGCAATGACGAGCTGTCTAGATTCTGCACTAGCGGAAAACTTTACAGAGTTCGCAAAGGCGTGTACAGTGCCGTTCCGACGAACGAAATAGCAGAAGAACGGTTGCTTGCAGAACTCTTGCCCGATGCGGTCATCTGCATGGAATCGGCACTCTACTATTACGGCTATAGCGACCACGCCCCCACGGAATGGACAATTTCCGTGCCTAGGTCATTTTCACGTTCCAGACTTAAAATTGAAGGACTTTTTCTAAAACCACGATATGTGCAAGAAGAACTTTTCAACATTGGACTAAGTACAGAAAACTTCAACGGGTTCGAACTAAAAATTTACGATCGAGAACGATGCATCTGCGACTGCTTCAAGTACCGCAACAAAATAGACAGCGAGCTATTCAACAAGGCCTTGAACGCCTACGCAAGCGACCCTCAAAAGAATCTAATGAAGCTTCTGGATTACGCCCGAAAAATGCGAGTACAAAAGAAAGTTAGAGAAATTATGGAGGTTCTGCTCAATGGCTGATCGCGCAGCATCGGTACTTGCCAAAATACGAAATAAATCCAAGGAAATGGGCTGGAACAGCATGCAAAGCCTTCAGCTATTTTGCCAGGAAGAATTCATCCGTAGAATCAACCTTTCAAAATACAAAGATGCATTTATTTTGAAAGGCGGCCTGCTCATTTACGCGCTTTCAAATTTTGGAAGCAGAACAACCCGAGACGCAGATTTTCTCGTTGAGAACCTCTCAAATTCTCCGGAAAGAATGCGCGAAATCATTCACGAGATAATAAATACGGAATCAGAGAATGACTTTGTAACTTTCGAATTGGCAAATCTAAAAGAGATTGCCAAAGAAAAGAAATATACTGGGGTTTCTGCATTTCTCATAGCAAAAATCAAAAACACCCGTACGGGGATAAACATTGATTTTGGATTTGGAGACACAATCATTCCAAAGCCGAAAACAG
Proteins encoded:
- a CDS encoding type IV toxin-antitoxin system AbiEi family antitoxin domain-containing protein yields the protein MSKIMVAHDIVASYDGIVRTSDFNENGIRNDELSRFCTSGKLYRVRKGVYSAVPTNEIAEERLLAELLPDAVICMESALYYYGYSDHAPTEWTISVPRSFSRSRLKIEGLFLKPRYVQEELFNIGLSTENFNGFELKIYDRERCICDCFKYRNKIDSELFNKALNAYASDPQKNLMKLLDYARKMRVQKKVREIMEVLLNG
- a CDS encoding nucleotidyl transferase AbiEii/AbiGii toxin family protein, with protein sequence MADRAASVLAKIRNKSKEMGWNSMQSLQLFCQEEFIRRINLSKYKDAFILKGGLLIYALSNFGSRTTRDADFLVENLSNSPERMREIIHEIINTESENDFVTFELANLKEIAKEKKYTGVSAFLIAKIKNTRTGINIDFGFGDTIIPKPKTANFPVQVEGFSCPQIKVYPVETIIAEKVDAILDRMELSSRMKDYFDIHFILQNFDFDGATLKTAIARTFENRLRNYDMNRFQKVLQFHNDQSMGTKWKAFLRKAKLSEIPFQDVIASLQKFLELPIQACFNNKDFSRKWKSKEQKWI